Proteins found in one Haloferax litoreum genomic segment:
- a CDS encoding alpha-ketoacid dehydrogenase subunit beta, with the protein MSAQNLTIVQAVRDGLYTEMNLDDEVLVMGEDVGKNGGVFRATEGLWDEFGDDRVIDTPLAESGIIGTAVGMAAMGLKPVPEIQFSGFMYPGFDQIVSHMSRFRTRTRGRYTLPMVLRAPYGGGIRAPESHSESKEMFYAHEAGLKVVIPSTPYDTKGLLISAIRDPDPVVFLEPKLIYRAFRGEVPEEDYTVPIGEAAVRREGSDVSVFTYGAMTRPTLEAVENLEEEGIDAEVVDLRSISPLDRETIVESFKKTGRAVVVHEAPKTGGLGGEITAIIQEEALLYQEAPVKRVAGYDVPYPLYALEDYYLPSVARVEDGIREAVNF; encoded by the coding sequence ATGAGCGCACAGAACCTCACCATCGTGCAAGCAGTACGGGACGGTCTCTACACCGAAATGAACCTCGACGACGAGGTGCTCGTCATGGGCGAAGACGTCGGCAAGAACGGCGGCGTCTTCCGGGCCACCGAGGGCCTCTGGGACGAGTTCGGCGACGACCGAGTCATCGACACGCCCCTCGCAGAGTCCGGCATCATCGGCACGGCAGTTGGGATGGCCGCGATGGGCCTGAAGCCGGTTCCCGAGATTCAGTTCTCTGGCTTCATGTACCCCGGATTCGACCAAATCGTGAGCCACATGTCGCGGTTCCGCACCCGGACCCGTGGCCGTTACACGCTCCCGATGGTCCTGCGCGCCCCCTACGGCGGCGGCATCCGCGCACCCGAGTCGCACTCCGAGTCGAAAGAGATGTTCTACGCGCACGAGGCCGGTCTGAAGGTGGTCATCCCCTCGACGCCGTACGACACGAAGGGACTGCTCATCTCGGCCATCCGCGACCCCGACCCGGTCGTCTTCCTCGAACCCAAACTCATCTACCGGGCGTTCCGCGGCGAAGTCCCCGAAGAAGACTACACGGTCCCAATCGGTGAGGCCGCCGTCCGCCGCGAAGGGTCGGACGTGTCGGTGTTCACCTACGGCGCGATGACCCGCCCGACGCTCGAAGCGGTCGAGAACCTCGAAGAAGAGGGTATCGACGCCGAAGTCGTCGACCTGCGCTCTATCTCGCCGCTGGACCGCGAGACCATCGTGGAGTCGTTCAAGAAGACCGGTCGCGCAGTCGTCGTCCACGAGGCCCCCAAGACCGGCGGCCTCGGCGGCGAAATCACGGCTATCATCCAAGAAGAGGCGCTCCTCTACCAGGAAGCACCCGTAAAGCGCGTCGCAGGCTACGACGTCCCGTACCCGCTGTACGCACTGGAGGACTACTACCTCCCGTCGGTCGCCCGCGTCGAAGACGGCATTCGTGAGGCGGTGAACTTCTGA
- the pdhA gene encoding pyruvate dehydrogenase (acetyl-transferring) E1 component subunit alpha — protein sequence MSVLQRDPQDQVRVLDEDGTVVGEVPDIDDETLVDMYRNMRLARHFDTRAVSLQRQGRMGTYPPLSGQEGAQIGSAIALEEDDWMVPSYREHGAALLRGLPLKQTLLYWMGHEKGNEMPEGVNLFPPAVPIASQIPHATGAGWSFKLRGEEDKAVLCYFGDGATSEGDFHEGLNFAGVFDTPNVFFCNNNQWAISVPRERQTASETIAQKAAAYGIDGVQVDGMDPLAVYAVTKAALEKARNPGEGEGRPTLIEAVQYRFGAHTTADDPTVYRDDEEVEKWKAKDPIPRLEAFLRETGRLDDEKVEEIEAEIKQRVADAIEAAESDPRPEPSDMFDYAYDERTPEIQAQYEEFEALREKVGDEGFLRE from the coding sequence GTGAGCGTACTTCAGCGTGACCCACAGGACCAGGTACGAGTGCTCGATGAGGACGGCACCGTCGTCGGTGAAGTCCCCGACATCGACGACGAGACACTGGTCGACATGTACCGGAATATGCGCCTTGCTCGACACTTCGACACTCGGGCAGTGAGTCTGCAGCGACAGGGACGGATGGGAACCTACCCTCCGCTGTCGGGACAGGAAGGCGCACAGATTGGCAGCGCCATCGCACTCGAAGAAGACGACTGGATGGTGCCCAGTTACCGCGAACACGGCGCGGCGTTGCTCCGCGGCCTTCCCCTCAAGCAGACGCTCTTGTACTGGATGGGCCACGAGAAGGGCAACGAGATGCCCGAGGGCGTGAACCTCTTCCCGCCTGCAGTTCCTATCGCGTCGCAGATTCCGCACGCGACGGGTGCCGGATGGTCGTTCAAACTCCGCGGTGAAGAGGACAAAGCAGTTCTCTGTTACTTCGGTGACGGTGCGACGTCCGAAGGCGACTTCCACGAAGGATTGAACTTCGCCGGCGTCTTCGACACCCCCAACGTCTTCTTCTGTAACAACAACCAGTGGGCGATTTCTGTCCCGCGCGAGCGACAGACGGCCTCCGAGACCATCGCACAGAAGGCCGCCGCCTACGGCATCGACGGCGTGCAGGTCGACGGAATGGACCCCCTCGCCGTCTACGCCGTGACGAAGGCCGCACTGGAGAAGGCTCGGAACCCCGGTGAGGGCGAGGGACGACCCACGCTCATCGAGGCGGTCCAGTACCGCTTCGGCGCACACACCACCGCCGACGACCCAACCGTCTACCGCGACGACGAGGAAGTCGAGAAGTGGAAGGCGAAAGACCCCATCCCGCGTCTCGAAGCGTTCCTCCGTGAGACGGGCCGACTCGACGACGAGAAGGTCGAAGAAATCGAGGCAGAAATCAAACAACGAGTCGCAGACGCCATCGAGGCGGCCGAGTCCGACCCGCGTCCGGAACCCAGCGACATGTTCGACTACGCCTACGACGAACGGACGCCGGAGATTCAAGCACAGTACGAGGAGTTCGAAGCACTCCGTGAGAAGGTTGGCGACGAAGGATTCCTCCGAGAATGA
- a CDS encoding dienelactone hydrolase family protein, with translation MLAALVVVGVGGWVSPFVFVPDVGGEGFTTERVYVRADGRITEAALYVPSGERPRPGIVFGAGSGSEPAMYAGYGETLARQGFVVLIPGPTYELEDGSPVPWMIVRDESDLWDRVTENYLNWVAYLEAHPRVDDERIVAGGHSGGANGAYRAAYERGDVRGVVAIAGRFPPERPDPLQTNVLLATGSDDSLVPPSTLVEISEPLTGTRLEPGDRTGSFDDGTAARVFVADGATHLSESYDPSLVAATTDWSLRSVGETPPDQYETTGRPIRSVLQQFVFGLVGVLAATALVAREGAPSLDSDYRAYLPPTVAVVGFVAVVGTTLSESVYHLWPAPSQFVKYVFFAGILAVVGGVLLRGSERIPRLETRYGAVLFDAAFLVVSMAVFVLVSTRFVTFQLVTTVVLSGVFLLLLLPVVVLLSLLERDAAPRWVFSSLAVLWLYPAVVPPYL, from the coding sequence GTGCTCGCTGCCCTCGTCGTCGTCGGAGTCGGCGGGTGGGTGTCACCCTTCGTCTTCGTCCCGGACGTTGGTGGTGAGGGGTTCACCACAGAACGAGTCTACGTTCGAGCAGATGGTCGCATCACCGAGGCGGCACTGTACGTCCCGAGTGGCGAACGCCCCAGACCGGGTATCGTGTTTGGGGCCGGGTCAGGGTCTGAACCTGCGATGTACGCTGGATACGGTGAGACACTCGCTCGACAGGGGTTCGTCGTCTTGATTCCCGGACCGACCTACGAACTCGAAGACGGGTCTCCCGTCCCGTGGATGATTGTCCGCGACGAGAGTGACCTCTGGGACCGGGTGACTGAGAACTACCTCAACTGGGTGGCGTATCTGGAAGCACATCCGCGAGTCGACGACGAACGCATCGTCGCCGGTGGGCACTCTGGCGGGGCCAACGGGGCCTATCGGGCGGCGTACGAACGTGGCGACGTACGGGGAGTCGTCGCCATCGCTGGCCGGTTCCCACCAGAGCGACCCGACCCGCTTCAGACGAACGTCCTCTTGGCGACTGGGAGCGACGATTCACTCGTTCCACCGAGTACCCTCGTGGAGATATCCGAACCACTGACTGGGACGAGACTCGAACCCGGTGACCGAACCGGGTCCTTCGACGACGGAACGGCGGCACGCGTCTTCGTCGCAGATGGGGCGACACACCTGTCCGAGTCGTACGACCCGTCGCTCGTCGCCGCGACGACAGACTGGTCGCTCCGGTCGGTTGGCGAGACGCCCCCAGACCAGTACGAGACGACTGGCCGACCCATTCGGTCGGTTCTCCAGCAGTTCGTCTTCGGGTTGGTCGGCGTCCTCGCGGCCACCGCCCTCGTCGCCCGCGAAGGTGCTCCCTCGCTGGACAGCGACTACCGGGCGTACCTTCCACCGACAGTTGCGGTGGTCGGATTCGTCGCAGTCGTCGGCACGACGCTCTCGGAGAGCGTCTACCACCTCTGGCCTGCACCGTCACAGTTCGTAAAATACGTCTTCTTCGCCGGCATCCTCGCAGTCGTCGGTGGGGTGCTTCTTCGCGGGTCCGAACGAATCCCGCGACTTGAGACGAGATACGGGGCCGTCCTGTTCGACGCCGCGTTCCTCGTCGTCTCGATGGCGGTGTTCGTCCTCGTTTCGACGCGCTTCGTCACGTTCCAGTTGGTGACGACGGTGGTCCTGTCGGGCGTTTTCTTGCTGCTACTGTTGCCCGTCGTCGTCCTGCTTTCCCTTCTGGAGCGAGACGCCGCGCCGCGCTGGGTGTTCAGTAGCCTCGCTGTCCTCTGGTTGTACCCGGCAGTCGTCCCGCCGTACCTGTGA
- the lpdA gene encoding dihydrolipoyl dehydrogenase, with the protein MVVGDIATGTEVLVIGAGPGGYVAAIRAAQQGLDTTLVEKDAYGGTCLNYGCIPSKALITSANLAHEAGNAEEMGIHADPVVDMSQLRDWKDGVVDQLTGGVEKLCKANGVNLVEGTARFKDENAVRIAHGGEGQGSETIEFEHCIIATGSRVIQIPGFDFADEQVWSSRDALAADTVPDRLVVVGGGYIGMELSTTFAKLDSDVTVVEMLDDILPGYESDVARVVRKRAEDLGIDMNFGEGASGWREDDDSIIVTTETEDGEEAEYRADKVLVAVGRSPVTDTMELENAGLEADERGFLEVDDFRRTDVEHIYAVGDVVADTPMLAHVASKEGIVAAEHIAGEPVAFDSQAVPAAVFTDPEIGTVGMTEDEAEEMGFTTAVGQMPFRASGRALTTGHADGFVRIVADEDSGFILGAQIVGPEASELVAEVALAIEMGATLEDVASTIHTHPTLAEAVMEAAENALGQAIHTLNR; encoded by the coding sequence ATGGTCGTTGGAGATATCGCGACCGGAACCGAGGTACTCGTCATCGGTGCCGGACCGGGCGGGTACGTCGCCGCCATCCGCGCCGCACAGCAGGGTCTGGACACCACGCTCGTCGAGAAGGACGCCTACGGCGGCACCTGCCTGAACTACGGGTGCATCCCGTCGAAGGCGCTCATCACGAGTGCGAACCTCGCCCACGAGGCGGGTAACGCCGAAGAGATGGGTATCCACGCCGACCCCGTCGTCGACATGTCGCAACTGCGCGACTGGAAGGACGGCGTCGTGGACCAACTCACTGGCGGCGTCGAGAAACTCTGTAAGGCCAACGGCGTCAACCTTGTCGAGGGAACCGCCCGCTTCAAAGACGAGAACGCCGTCCGCATCGCCCACGGCGGCGAAGGACAGGGTTCCGAAACCATCGAGTTCGAACACTGCATCATCGCCACCGGGTCGCGCGTCATCCAGATTCCGGGCTTCGACTTCGCGGACGAGCAAGTCTGGTCCTCGCGCGACGCCCTCGCCGCAGACACCGTCCCGGACCGCCTCGTCGTGGTCGGCGGCGGCTACATCGGCATGGAACTCTCCACGACGTTCGCCAAACTCGATTCGGACGTCACCGTCGTCGAGATGCTCGACGACATCCTCCCGGGATACGAGTCCGACGTGGCCCGTGTCGTCCGCAAGCGCGCCGAAGACCTCGGCATCGACATGAACTTCGGCGAAGGTGCCAGCGGGTGGCGCGAAGACGACGACAGCATCATCGTCACCACCGAGACGGAAGACGGCGAGGAAGCCGAGTACCGTGCCGACAAGGTGCTCGTCGCCGTCGGTCGCTCGCCCGTCACCGACACGATGGAACTCGAAAACGCCGGCCTCGAAGCCGACGAACGTGGGTTCCTCGAAGTGGACGACTTCCGCCGGACCGACGTGGAGCACATCTACGCAGTCGGTGACGTCGTCGCCGACACCCCGATGCTCGCACACGTCGCCTCGAAAGAAGGCATCGTCGCCGCCGAGCACATCGCCGGTGAACCCGTCGCCTTCGACAGTCAGGCCGTCCCGGCCGCCGTCTTCACCGACCCTGAAATCGGTACGGTCGGGATGACCGAAGACGAGGCCGAAGAGATGGGATTCACAACTGCTGTCGGGCAGATGCCCTTCCGCGCATCCGGTCGTGCCCTCACCACGGGTCACGCCGATGGCTTCGTCCGCATCGTCGCCGACGAAGATTCGGGATTCATCCTCGGAGCGCAAATCGTCGGCCCCGAGGCGTCCGAGTTAGTGGCCGAAGTCGCTCTCGCCATCGAAATGGGCGCGACGCTCGAAGACGTTGCATCCACCATCCACACCCACCCGACGCTCGCCGAAGCGGTCATGGAGGCCGCCGAAAACGCGCTCGGACAGGCGATTCACACGCTGAATCGGTAA
- the serB gene encoding phosphoserine phosphatase SerB, whose product MRIIAFDFDGTLSDSEMTVLLGEKNGTAEKMADITERAMNDEISYAESLRSRARLLEGLEEELAEEAYGEVELRPGAAELIQRLRDYGHHVAIFTGGFKRGVERALEKEGVEVDDIVSNHLPVKGGRLTGDVEGSLIEGTKDTALENYAAEHDVPMERTVAVGDGANDLPMLEVAGLSVGFVPKTAVRPACDVVVSSMDRLGKVFEGYNILDADEE is encoded by the coding sequence ATGCGAATCATCGCCTTCGACTTCGACGGCACGCTCTCGGACTCGGAGATGACCGTCCTCCTCGGCGAGAAGAACGGTACCGCCGAGAAGATGGCCGATATCACCGAACGCGCCATGAACGACGAGATTAGCTACGCGGAGAGCCTGCGCTCGCGCGCTCGACTCCTCGAAGGACTCGAAGAGGAACTCGCAGAAGAGGCCTACGGCGAGGTTGAACTTCGACCCGGCGCGGCCGAACTCATCCAGCGACTCCGCGACTACGGCCACCACGTCGCCATCTTCACCGGCGGATTCAAACGCGGCGTCGAACGCGCACTCGAAAAAGAGGGGGTCGAAGTCGACGACATCGTCTCGAACCACCTGCCCGTGAAGGGTGGCCGACTCACCGGCGACGTCGAGGGGTCGCTCATCGAGGGGACGAAGGACACGGCGCTGGAGAACTACGCCGCCGAACACGACGTACCAATGGAGCGAACCGTCGCTGTCGGCGACGGCGCGAACGACCTGCCGATGCTCGAAGTCGCCGGCCTGTCGGTTGGGTTCGTCCCGAAGACGGCAGTTCGCCCCGCCTGCGACGTCGTCGTCTCCTCGATGGACCGGTTAGGAAAGGTGTTCGAGGGGTACAACATCCTCGACGCCGACGAGGAGTAA
- the lipA gene encoding lipoyl synthase, translated as MRTRRKPDWLKMRPPSGRRFTDIKSTLRDRNLHTVCEEANCPNLGECWSGRDGPGTATFMLMGDRCSRGCNFCDVTTGGMEPLDPEEPANVADAVTEIGLDYVVLTSVDRDDLPDQGAGHFAQTIREIKRRDPEVLVEVLIPDFQGEPELVRKIIDAGPDVIAHNIETVERLQWPIRDRRAGYEQSLSVLQQVTDESDIHTKTSIMLGLGEHAHEVYQTLSDLREADVDIVTFGQYLQPSRTHLDVYEYVHPDVFETWRRVAEDELDFLYCASGPMVRSSYKAGELFVDALLREGSSVEEARQAARAAAGQ; from the coding sequence ATGCGCACGCGGCGGAAGCCAGATTGGTTGAAGATGCGACCGCCATCGGGCCGGCGATTCACCGACATCAAATCCACACTCCGGGACAGGAACCTCCACACGGTCTGTGAAGAGGCCAACTGTCCGAACCTCGGCGAGTGCTGGAGTGGTCGGGACGGTCCCGGGACGGCCACGTTCATGCTCATGGGCGACCGGTGTTCGCGCGGATGCAACTTCTGTGACGTGACGACGGGTGGCATGGAACCACTCGACCCCGAAGAACCCGCGAACGTCGCCGACGCCGTGACGGAAATCGGTCTCGACTACGTCGTGTTGACCTCCGTGGACCGTGACGACTTACCCGACCAGGGTGCCGGTCACTTCGCACAGACGATTCGGGAGATAAAACGGCGAGACCCGGAGGTCCTCGTAGAAGTGCTGATTCCCGACTTCCAGGGTGAACCCGAACTCGTCCGGAAGATTATCGACGCCGGCCCGGACGTCATCGCCCACAACATCGAGACGGTCGAACGCCTCCAGTGGCCGATTCGTGACCGGCGCGCGGGGTACGAGCAGTCCCTGTCGGTCCTCCAGCAGGTGACCGACGAGTCGGACATCCACACGAAGACGTCCATCATGCTCGGCCTCGGCGAACACGCCCACGAAGTCTATCAGACGCTCTCAGACCTCCGCGAGGCGGACGTCGATATCGTGACCTTCGGCCAGTACCTCCAACCGTCGCGGACCCACCTCGACGTGTACGAGTACGTCCACCCCGACGTGTTCGAGACGTGGCGGCGGGTCGCCGAAGACGAACTCGACTTCCTCTACTGCGCCTCCGGTCCGATGGTCCGGTCGTCGTACAAGGCGGGCGAGCTGTTCGTCGACGCACTGCTCCGCGAGGGGTCGAGCGTCGAAGAGGCACGGCAGGCGGCACGCGCGGCAGCAGGGCAGTAA
- a CDS encoding dihydrolipoamide acetyltransferase family protein encodes MALKEFKLPDVGEGVAEGELVTWHVAPGDEVTEDQVLAEVETDKALVDVPSPFNGTVNELLAEEGEMVPVGNVIITIQVGGEEAEEAEPAAEPEAEPEPDEEEETDAGGRVFAPPSVRRLARELEVDLESVDGSGPSGRVTEGDVRAAAEEEEAEEAPAEGPRSIEINGQSATEKRDESAAAAAEAAARDKTLAAPATRALAKEKGVDIDAVPATEMRDGAAFVSPEAVTEYAEAQRAAQAADAEAVAAEPEAGTATAETATADSGPVAGERVPFKGVRKAIADQMQRSKYTAPHVTHHDEVDVTELVELRSQLKPVAEERDTKLTYMPFVMKAVIAALKDFPYINSQLDEENEEIVLRDEYNIGVAAATDAGLMVPVVHDADRKGMLQIADEMNELVEKARNRKISPGEMRGGTFTITNIGGIGGEYATPIVNYPEVAILALGAIKDKPRVVDGEIVPRKVLTLSLSFDHRIVDGAQGARFTNRIKELLEDPKLLVLE; translated from the coding sequence ATGGCACTCAAGGAATTCAAACTCCCCGACGTCGGTGAAGGCGTCGCAGAAGGCGAACTCGTAACGTGGCACGTCGCACCGGGCGACGAAGTGACCGAAGACCAGGTACTCGCAGAGGTCGAGACGGACAAAGCACTCGTGGACGTTCCGTCGCCGTTCAACGGGACGGTGAACGAACTCCTCGCCGAAGAAGGCGAGATGGTTCCGGTCGGCAACGTCATCATCACCATTCAGGTCGGTGGCGAAGAGGCCGAGGAGGCCGAACCGGCCGCCGAACCCGAGGCAGAACCCGAACCCGACGAGGAAGAAGAGACCGACGCTGGCGGACGCGTGTTCGCCCCACCGAGCGTCCGACGACTCGCCCGCGAACTCGAAGTCGACCTCGAATCTGTCGACGGAAGCGGTCCGAGCGGTCGTGTGACCGAAGGCGACGTTCGTGCGGCCGCCGAGGAAGAAGAAGCAGAAGAAGCGCCGGCCGAAGGGCCACGCAGCATCGAAATCAACGGTCAGTCGGCGACGGAGAAGCGCGACGAAAGCGCTGCCGCGGCCGCTGAGGCCGCAGCGCGTGACAAGACGCTCGCCGCGCCCGCGACCCGTGCGCTGGCCAAAGAGAAAGGCGTCGACATCGACGCCGTGCCTGCGACGGAGATGCGCGACGGTGCGGCGTTCGTCTCGCCCGAAGCAGTCACCGAGTACGCCGAGGCCCAGCGTGCGGCACAGGCCGCAGACGCCGAAGCAGTCGCCGCCGAACCCGAGGCAGGCACCGCGACGGCCGAGACGGCGACGGCCGACTCCGGCCCCGTCGCCGGCGAGCGCGTTCCCTTCAAGGGCGTCCGCAAGGCCATCGCCGACCAGATGCAGCGCTCGAAGTACACCGCGCCGCACGTCACCCACCACGACGAAGTGGACGTGACGGAACTCGTGGAACTGCGCTCGCAACTCAAGCCAGTCGCCGAGGAACGCGACACGAAACTCACCTACATGCCGTTCGTGATGAAGGCGGTCATCGCGGCGCTCAAGGACTTCCCGTACATCAACTCGCAACTCGACGAGGAGAACGAAGAAATCGTCCTCCGCGACGAGTACAACATCGGCGTCGCCGCCGCGACGGACGCCGGTCTCATGGTTCCGGTCGTCCACGACGCGGACCGCAAGGGCATGCTCCAAATCGCCGACGAGATGAACGAGTTGGTCGAGAAGGCCCGTAACCGCAAGATTTCGCCCGGCGAGATGCGCGGTGGCACCTTCACCATCACCAACATCGGCGGCATCGGCGGCGAGTACGCGACGCCCATCGTCAACTACCCCGAAGTGGCAATCCTCGCGCTCGGTGCAATCAAGGACAAGCCGCGCGTTGTAGACGGTGAAATCGTGCCTCGAAAAGTCCTCACCCTCTCGCTGTCGTTCGACCACCGCATCGTCGACGGCGCACAGGGTGCCCGCTTCACGAACCGCATCAAAGAACTGCTCGAAGACCCCAAACTGCTGGTGCTCGAATAA